From the Lathyrus oleraceus cultivar Zhongwan6 chromosome 4, CAAS_Psat_ZW6_1.0, whole genome shotgun sequence genome, one window contains:
- the LOC127135743 gene encoding uncharacterized protein LOC127135743 yields MGNCCKAASSMEWGGEDWESLRPRKEPKPCCSSSSLSSNKVFYEAAHMKKKKEVASAEQVLDRLIKSKKHRFNSHWKPSVLDTIPEY; encoded by the coding sequence ATGGGAAACTGTTGCAAAGCAGCCTCGTCAATGGAGTGGGGTGGAGAGGATTGGGAATCTTTGAGACCAAGGAAGGAGCCAAAGCCATgttgttcatcatcatcattatcaagCAACAAGGTATTTTACGAAGCTGCTCATATGAAGAAGAAAAAAGAAGTGGCTTCTGCAGAACAAGTTCTTGATCGGTTAATAAAATCTAAAAAGCATCGCTTCAATAGTCACTGGAAACCATCGGTTCTAGACACTATTCCTGAATATTGA